In the genome of Armatimonadota bacterium, one region contains:
- a CDS encoding glycosyltransferase family 4 protein, whose amino-acid sequence MIDLLKMKIMVITTRMPFPLDNGGKLRTYNLLRRLSEKHWITLVTFEPEETPPQAFIQSICRKLITVPEPNSNTMASFYFNLLSAPFHSDPLTVRKYTSDLLAKAIRDQLSREKYDIIHCESTPLARTALQAAGSPDCIGTQNVEAQIWLRYAETSVNPLKRFFMFDQYRKIFKYEAETYRDFARVLVVSNDDRRLIADWYGLDSVVVPNGVDTEYFHPRFSERDPLNIAYIGAMDWRPNQDAVLYFLKEIWPIVKAKVPKVTFSIVGRKPPKSILKVARLDKSIEVTGTVKDVRPNLCRASVCVVPLRIGGGSRLKILEALATCTPVVSTTVGAEGLKGIEPWVAIEDNPREFAERVIHLLKSPTPNEKMQEARKFVAEQYSWKASAERIESVWNDLPKTSRPGLFQHAA is encoded by the coding sequence GAGAAGCACTGGATTACGTTAGTAACTTTCGAGCCAGAGGAAACTCCTCCACAAGCGTTTATACAGTCGATTTGTCGGAAATTGATAACAGTCCCAGAACCTAATAGCAATACAATGGCTTCTTTTTATTTCAATCTCCTATCCGCACCGTTTCATAGCGACCCATTAACAGTAAGGAAATACACATCCGATCTTTTGGCAAAAGCAATTCGCGACCAACTAAGCCGCGAAAAGTACGACATAATCCACTGCGAGTCAACGCCATTAGCACGAACAGCTCTACAAGCAGCAGGCAGTCCTGATTGCATCGGCACACAAAACGTCGAAGCTCAAATCTGGCTGAGATATGCTGAAACATCGGTTAATCCATTAAAACGGTTTTTTATGTTTGACCAATATCGAAAGATTTTTAAATACGAAGCGGAGACATACCGAGATTTTGCCAGGGTTTTGGTTGTTTCCAATGATGACCGGCGATTAATAGCGGATTGGTATGGACTCGACTCGGTAGTGGTGCCTAATGGGGTAGATACCGAATATTTCCACCCAAGATTCTCCGAGCGAGACCCTTTAAACATCGCTTATATTGGAGCAATGGACTGGCGGCCAAACCAAGATGCCGTACTTTATTTCTTGAAAGAAATCTGGCCCATCGTGAAAGCTAAAGTACCCAAGGTAACATTCTCAATTGTAGGTCGAAAGCCACCAAAGAGCATTCTTAAAGTAGCCAGGCTTGATAAAAGTATCGAAGTAACCGGCACCGTCAAAGATGTGCGGCCCAATCTATGCCGCGCCTCCGTATGCGTTGTTCCTCTTCGAATCGGAGGAGGTAGCAGGTTAAAAATCTTAGAGGCGCTTGCCACATGCACACCTGTGGTCTCTACAACCGTGGGTGCTGAAGGACTAAAAGGCATCGAGCCTTGGGTGGCAATAGAAGATAACCCTAGGGAATTCGCCGAACGAGTAATTCATTTGTTGAAATCGCCAACTCCAAACGAAAAAATGCAAGAAGCAAGAAAGTTTGTCGCTGAACAGTACAGCTGGAAGGCATCGGCAGAACGCATTGAAAGTGTTTGGAATGATTTGCCAAAAACTTCGCGCCCGGGGTTGTTTCAACATGCGGCTTAG